In Variovorax paradoxus, a single genomic region encodes these proteins:
- the yajC gene encoding preprotein translocase subunit YajC, whose product MFISSAFAQTAPAAAGGGDMLSSLGSMLPLVLMFVVLYFVMIRPQMKRQKEARAMIEALAKGDEVATAGGVLGKITSLNDQYLGLEIANGVEIKIQRSAVVQVLPKGAVKQ is encoded by the coding sequence TTGTTCATTTCCTCTGCTTTCGCCCAGACCGCGCCCGCTGCAGCCGGCGGCGGTGACATGTTGTCCTCGCTCGGCAGCATGCTGCCTCTGGTGCTGATGTTCGTGGTGCTGTATTTCGTCATGATCCGCCCGCAAATGAAGCGCCAGAAAGAAGCGCGCGCCATGATCGAGGCGCTGGCCAAGGGCGACGAAGTCGCCACCGCCGGCGGCGTGCTCGGCAAGATCACCTCCCTGAACGACCAGTACCTGGGCCTCGAGATCGCCAACGGCGTCGAGATCAAGATCCAGCGCAGCGCCGTGGTGCAGGTCCTGCCCAAGGGCGCCGTCAAACAATAA